The genomic DNA GCGATGAAGGCCGCGATGAGGCGGGGCTTCAGGACCTTGCGCAGGATGACCATCTCCGGGAAGGAGAGGGCGATGACGGACATCATGAAGGCGAGGGTGGTGCCGAGGGCCGCACCCTTGCCGAGCAGGGCTTCGACCACCGGGATGATTCCGGCGGCGTTGGTGTACATGGGAATGCCCAGCAGCACGGAGAGAGGCACGGACCACCATGCCTCGCTGCCCATGATTCCGGCGAGCTGCCCCTCAGGCACGTAGCCGTGGATGAGCGCGCCCGCCGCGATGCCCAGCACCACGAACTTCCAGACCCGGCCGACAATGTCGCGCACGGAATCCAGGGCGTAGGCGAAGCGGTCCTTCCAGGTCATGGACGGGGTGTCGGCGGCCTCGCCGGCGCGGATCTCCCGGACCCAGTCTTCCACATAGGGTTCGAGGCGCATCCGGCCCATGACCCAGCCCGCGACCACGGCGATGGTGATGCCGGTGACGAAGTACAGGGCCGCGACCTTCCAACCGAGCAGCCCGTAGAGCAGGACCAGGGCTATCTCGTTGACCATGGGCGCGGCGATGAGGAAGGAGAAGGTGACGCCCAGCGGGATACCGGCCGTCATGAACCCGATGAACAGGGGAACGGCGGAGCAGGAACAGAACGGCGTGACCACGCCGAGCAGCGCGGCCAGGACGTTGCCTGCGGATTCCCGTTTTCCGGCAAGGAAAGCGCGGGTCCAGTTGACGGTGACGAACGAGCGCAGGATGCCCACGCCGTAGACCACCAGCAGCAGGAGCATCAGCACCTTGGGCGTGTCGTAGACGAAGAACTGCACGGCCGCGCCCAGGTGGCTCGCCGGGTCCATCCCGAGCAGGGAGAAGGCGAACCACTCGGAAAAGGGGAGCAGTTGCCGGTAGAGGACGTACCAGGCGGCCAAGGCCAGGATTTGCACGAGCAGAATGCGGCCGATTCCGCCTTTGTCCTTGGGCGAGTCGGCCTCGGGCTCGGCCTTGGCGGCGCCGCATCCGCAGGCGCAGGAAATGTTGTTCGATTGTTTCGACATCGTAACCTTCTCTTGGCTAAATCGCCAAATGTTGTTTCAAAAAAAATCACCCGGCCCCGGGGGCGGCCGGAATGGGATGAATCCTCATTCCGGGGGCGAGATCATCCGACAATTCAACCGAAATAGTGCGTTGGCTCCTTCCTTGCCAGCTACTTGTCGGCGTTGAGCACCGACTCGATGCAATGGAAGAAATTGAGGACACAGGGAACGCGAAGGCGGTAATAGATGTGCTTGCCGCGCCGCTCGTCTTCCACGATGCCAACCTTTTTCAACACGGCGAGGTGCTTGGACACGGTGGACATGTCCGCCCCGACCAGCTCGCGCAGGTCGCAGACGCAGCGCGCTCCGCGCGACAGCTCGTCTATCATCATCAGCCTTGACGGGTGCGCCATGGCCTTGACCACTTTGGCCCGCGCCTCGAAGCAGTCGGCGGGCATAATTTCCTTGGGCATCGTTCCTCCACGGTCTACATTTGGTAATATAGCCAAATGATCGGCCGCGTCAAGGGGCGTTGCGCAGGGTTGCGAAAAAAAGGGATCAGTCGCGGGGGGCGATGGAGGCCTTGCCGTGGCTGAAGACCAGGCGGTACGGCTCGTTGCGGATGACGTGGTCCAGCTCGACGTTCATGGGCGTGAAGCTGGTGATGGCCCCGCCGTTGGTGGTCACGGTGACGAAGACCTTCTGGCCGGGCCTGGGGTTGAAGTAGATCATGCCCTCGCCCCGTTTCTGCCAGCGGCTTTCCAGGGTCTTGCATCCGCCCGTGAAGGTCTTGGGGATGAAGGGGGTGACCGCGTAGACGGTCTTGAAGGTCACGCTTTTGAGGGTGCCGTCGGCGTTGTTGCCGACCACCTGGATTTTGCTCACGGTGGCGATGGCCTTGACCTCGGACTCGCGGGCCATCATGGCGAGGTAGTCGGTTTCGGCCCGTGCGGGGACGGCGGCGAGAAGAAACAATATGAAAAAGAGGGTGCGGAGCTTCATGGTCGTTGGTTGTCGAAATGTTGAGCGGCTGAAACGGAGGCACCGTAGCCCAGATGGCGCACAGGCGCAACAATGTGCAAGACGTCGATGCGCAGGGTGAAGAAAGCTGTTCGAGCGTCCGCCGCTCCCCGGCAGGCCAAGGCAGGCCCGTATCGACAAGTCCGGTCTAATCCGGTACTTTTGAGGTGATCTGGGAGGTCCCATGGAATATTTCGACTCAGTGGAAAACGTGCAGTGGCTCATCTGGTTGGGCGTGGGCGTGTTTTTTCTCATCGCCGAACTGGTGGTGCCCGCCTTTATTGTGGTGTTCCTGGGGGTGGGCGCGCTCTTCGCCGGAGCGACGGCCTTTTTCGGGGCCTCTGTTCCGACCCAGCTCGTGGTTTTCGGCGTCTCCTCCGTGGTCCTGATTCTCCTGTTCCGGAAGGTCATGGCCAAGACTTTTTCGGGCGCCAGGGCCGAGGACGAGCGGGAACGGAACATCATCGGCGCCGTGGCGGAAGTGGTTGAAGCCATTCGTCCGCCCCAATCCGGCAGAATAAAATTCCAGGGCTCCTTCTGGAGCGCCCGGAGCAGTGAACCCGTGGAGCCGGGCTCCATGGTCCGTATCGTCGAACGCGACGAAAATGACGTGAACGCCTTCGTGGTGGAAAAGGAGCAGTAAATATGGACCCCGCAACCATGACATCCCTTGTCACGGCCCTTGTATTCGTCCTTGTGGTAATAGTCCTGATTATCAAGACGGCTGTGGTCGTGCCGCAAAAAAGCCAGTTCGTCGTCGAGCGGCTTGGCAAATACGCCAAGACCATCGGCGCGGGGCTGCACATTCTCATTCCGTTCATCGACCGCATCGCCTACAAGCGATCCCTCAAGGAAGAGGTCATGGACGTTCCGGCCCAGACCTGCATCACCCGCGACAACGTGTCGGTGACCATCGACGGCGTGCTGTACATCCGCGTCATCGACTCCAAGATGTCCGCCTACGGCATCGAAAATTACTACATCGCCGCGTCCCAACTCGCCCAGACCTCCTTGCGTTCCGCCATCGGCAAGATCGATCTGGACAAGACCTTCGAGGAGCGCGAGTCCATCAACGCCTCCGTGGTCCAGGCCGTGGATGAGGCGGCCCAGGAGTGGGGCATCAAGGTCATGCGCTACGAGATCAAGGATATCACCCCTCCGAGCACGGTCATGGCCGCAATGGAGCAGCAGATGAAGGCCGAGCGTGAGAAGCGCGCCGAGATCGCCATCTCCGAAGGCGACCGCCAGTCCCGCATCAACCGATCCGAAGGTATGCGCCAGGAGGCGATTCAGATATCCGAGGGCGAAAAGCAGAAGCGCATCAACGAAGCCCAGGGCCGGGCCCAGGAAATCATCCTCGTGGCCGACGCCACTGCCGAAGGCATCCGCAAGGTCGCCGAGGCCGTCAACCTGCCCGGCGGCGCGGAGGCCATGAACCTCAAGGTCGCGCAACAGTACATCGAGGAGTTCGGCAAGCTCGCCAAGACCAACAACACCATGATTATCCCCGCCGATCTCGCGGGCGCGGGCGGCATGGTCGCCACTGCCACGGAAATCATCAGCACCGCCATGCGCCGGGGCAAGGCTGCGGCCGCGCCCCTGGTTCCGGGCGCGCCCAAGGCCGAATAGCGGTTCGGGCGAAGAAGTTGCGACGGCCCCGTTCGGAAGACCGAGCGGGGCCGTTTTGCGTTCCGGGAACGGTCCGGCGGTTTTGGGTGCCGAAGTCCGGCTCAGCCAAGCTCCATGGCCTGGCCCGCATCCAGCGGGGCGATGCCGAGGTGGCGGGCCACGGTCTGGCCCACGTCGGCGAAGGAAGTTCGCAGGCCCGCCGAGCCGGGCAGGACGGCCGGGCCGAACAGCAGCGCGGGCACGCACTCGCGGGTATGGTCGGTGCCTTTCCAGGTGGGGTCGCAGCCGTGGTCGGCAGTGACGACTGCCAAATCCCCGGCCCTGAGCCTGGGCAGAAATCCGGCAAGGCGGGCATCGATTCGTTCCAGCGCGGCGGCGTATCCGGCGGTGTCGCGGCGGTGTCCCCATTCGGAGTCGAATTCCACGAAATTGGCGAAGGTCAGGGAACCGTCGGGCGCGTGGGCGGCCTCGGCCTCGACCAGGTCGAACAGCGCGCCGGAATCCGGTCCCTTGACCGCCCGTGTGATGCCCCGGTGGGCGAAAATGTCGGCGATCTTGCCAACGGAGACGACTTCGCGTCCGGCGTCCTTGAGGCGGTCCAGCAGGGTCTCGCCCGGCGGCTCCAGCGAGTAGTCGCGCCGGTTGGCCGTGCGGGTGAACCGGCCGGGAACGCCGACGAAGGGGCGGGCGATGACCCGGCCTATGTTGTAGCCGTCGAGCAGGGCGCGGACGAGCTCGCACAATTCGAGGAGCCGGTCCAGGCCGAAGGTTTCCTCATGGGCCGCGATCTGGAAGACTGAGTCGGCCGAGGTGTAGCAGATGGGCTTGCCGCTTTCCATGTGTTCGCCCCCCAGCTTTGCGAGGATTTCCGTGCCCGAGGCCGCGCAGTTGCCGAGGATGCCGGGCAGGCCTCCCCGTTGGATGATGGAGTCGGTCAGCTCCTTGGGAAAGCTCGGGTATTCCGGCGGAAACACCCCCCATTCAAAGGTCACGGGTGCCCCGGCCAGCTCCCAGTGTCCGCTCGGGGTGTCCTTGCCGAGGCTGACCTCGCGGGCCGCCGCGAACCGGCCGCGAAGCACGGTCGGATTCAGGCCGGGCGGCACCTTTCCTGTGACCAGCTCGGCGGCCAGACCCAGTCCGAGGGAGGTCATGCAGGGCAGGGAGAGCGGGCCCCTGCGCACGCCTTGCCGGTCCGCATCGCCACGCGCGCAGGCTTCGGCGATGTGGCCGAGGGTGTCGGCCCCGGCGTCGCCGTAGCGGTCAGCGTCCGGGGCCGCGCCTATGCCCAGGGAGTCCAGGACCAGGATGAACGCGCGGGGCATCAGGACGCTTCCTTCGCGGTTTCGGCGGTGATCCGTTCGCGGACCACCGGCCTGTCCGGCGGACGCCGCTCCCCGATGGATATCGCCGCCCGGATGCGGTCGGCGGCCATGCGCGCGGTCTCCCCGTCGCGGGCGTGGACCACGCACAGGGGGGTGTCGGGTTCGACCCGGCCGCCGATCCGGATGAAACGGGTCATGCCCGCGCCGTGGTCTATGGACTGGTCGGCCCTGGTCCGGCCGCCGCCCATGGCCACCAGGGCCATGCCCACGGCGCGGCAGTCCATGGCGGCGACAAAACCCTCCCTTTCGGCCAACACGGGCATTTCCACGGGCGCGACGTCGAGATATGCGTCCGCCCGTTCCACGAAATCCTTTGGCCCGCCCAGTCCGGCGACCATGCGCCCGAACCGTTCGGCCGCAGTGCCGGAAGCCAGGGCGTCTTCCATTTTGCGCGCCGCCTCGGCCATGTCGCGGGCCGCACCCTCCATGACCAGCATTTCGCCGGTGCAGGCCAGAACGACTTCGGCCAGCCGCGGCTCCCTCGACGCGCTGGTCAGGAACTCCACGGCCTCGCGGACTTCCACTGCGTTGCCCACGCTGTGCCCCAGCACCTCGTTCATGTCCGTGAGCAGGGCGGTGGTCGGTACGCCCGCGCCTTCGGCCACGGTGACGATGGACCGGGCCAGCTCGCGCGCGTCGTCGTATTCCCGCATGAACGCGCCGGAGCCGAATTTCACATCCATGACCAGCCCGCCCAGTCCGGCGGCCAGTTTCTTGGACAGGATGGAGGCGGTGATGAGATCGATGGATTCCACGGTGGCGGTCACGTCGCGCACCGCATAGAGCCGCCGGTCGGCCGGGGCCAGGTCCACGGTCTGGCCGATGATGGCGCATCCCGCCTCCCTGACCACCTTGGCGAACCGTTCCAGGCCCGGCGCGGTGTCGTAGCCGGGGATGGCGTCGAACTTGTCCAGCGTGCCGCCCGTATGCCCCAGGCCGCGCCCGGAGATCATGGGCACGAACAGTCCGCACGCCGCGGCCAGCGGCCCGAGGACGAGGCTGACCTTGTCGCCAACGCCGCCCGTGGAGTGCTTGTCCGCCACGCCGCGCCCGATGCCGAGGGACGGCCAGTCGAGCACCCGGCCCGAGTCGCGCATGGCCTCGGTCAGGTCGACGCGCTCGCCGAGGGTCATGCCCCGGAAATAGACGGCCATGGCGAACGCGGCCACCTGGCCTTCGCTGACCGAGCCGTCCGTGATGCCGCGCACCATGGCCCGGGTTTCGGCCCTGTTCAGCTCCAGCCCGTCGCGTTTTTTGCGAATCGTTTCCTGCGGTATGAACATCATGTGACGTTTCCTGCCCTTTTTCCGGTCTCGCGCAGAGAGGCCCGGAAGGAAGGGCGTTTCATTCGGTCCGGTTAGAGGCCGAGGTGTTTTTTCACATCGTCGAGAAGGCTGCTCGCGCCGAAGCGGAGGGTTTGCGGGGTGGCCCATCCTTGGCCCAGGATGCGGTCGGCGAGAAAGAGGTGGCCCGCCGCCTGGTCCGCAGTCTTGAGGCCGCCGGACGGCTTGAAGCCGAGGGGCCGCTTGACCTTCGGTTCCATCTCGCGGATGGCCGACAGCATGACCGCCGCCGCCTCCAGGGTCGCCCCGCCCGGCACCTTGCCCGTGGACGTCTTGATGAAATCCGCTCCCGCCTCGATGGCGTCCCGGCTGGCCTCGCCGATGATTTTGGGCGACTGGAGCTGGCTCGTCTCCAGAATGACCTTGAGCAGGACCGTCTCGCCGCAGACCTCGCGGACCTGGTGGAGCAGGGCTATGGCCTGGTCGCGGTGGCCCGCCTTGTATCGTTTGTAGGGCAGGACCACGTCCACTTCCTGCACTCCGGCGGCCACCTGGGCCCTGGCCTCGGCCACGGCTTTCACCGCATCGGGCAGGCCGTGGGGGAAGTTGCAGACCGTGGCCACGCGCACCCCGGTTCCGGCCAGTTCGCGCAGGGCCAGCGGCACGAACTTGTCGTACACGCAGACCGCTGCCACATGCCCCTTTGGCGTGACCGCCCGCGCGCACAGGGCGCGAATCTTCTCGTCGGTGTCGTCCTCCCCAAGGGAGGTAAGGTCCATGGAAGCCAGAATGCGCAGGGCGCACGTTTCGTCGGCCCGGGCCTTTTCGGCCTCGGCCACCAGTATTTTCAAATCGTCGTTCATCGTTTTCGCGGGTTGAGGTTGTGCGGCCCGAAGGATTCGGGTAGCAGTTCGTCCATGGTCATGGTCAGCAGCGGACCGCGTTCGTTGCAGGCGCGGACGATCGTGTCCGGCCCGGCGAACTCCCGGATGCGCTGTCGGCAACCGCCGCATGGGGTGCAGGGTTCGTCCGAGGGGCCGACCACCACCAGTTCGCGGATCACGCCGCCCCCGGCCAGCACCATGGCCGAGATGGCCGACTGCTCGGCGCAGCAGCCCAGCGGGTAGGCCGCGTTTTCCACGTTGCAGCCGGAGAACGTCCGTCCCTGGTCCGTGACCAGGGCGGCGCCCACCGGATGGCCGGAGTAGGGCGCATAGGCGTTGTCGCGGGCCTCAATCGCCAGCCGTATGAGTTCATCGGTTCGGGTCATTCAACGCCTCCTTCACGCAGGGTATGCCGTCCGCTTCCGTTCGTCTCCCCGTCCGTGGAAATGGTCCGCCGGATCACGGCCGCGATGTCGGGCGGCAAGATGATCCGGGCCGGGGGTGTCCGAAACGATCGGTTATTTGTCCATGGTTTCGAC from Pseudodesulfovibrio thermohalotolerans includes the following:
- a CDS encoding cytidine deaminase, encoding MTRTDELIRLAIEARDNAYAPYSGHPVGAALVTDQGRTFSGCNVENAAYPLGCCAEQSAISAMVLAGGGVIRELVVVGPSDEPCTPCGGCRQRIREFAGPDTIVRACNERGPLLTMTMDELLPESFGPHNLNPRKR
- the deoC gene encoding deoxyribose-phosphate aldolase, whose protein sequence is MNDDLKILVAEAEKARADETCALRILASMDLTSLGEDDTDEKIRALCARAVTPKGHVAAVCVYDKFVPLALRELAGTGVRVATVCNFPHGLPDAVKAVAEARAQVAAGVQEVDVVLPYKRYKAGHRDQAIALLHQVREVCGETVLLKVILETSQLQSPKIIGEASRDAIEAGADFIKTSTGKVPGGATLEAAAVMLSAIREMEPKVKRPLGFKPSGGLKTADQAAGHLFLADRILGQGWATPQTLRFGASSLLDDVKKHLGL
- a CDS encoding SPFH domain-containing protein — translated: MDPATMTSLVTALVFVLVVIVLIIKTAVVVPQKSQFVVERLGKYAKTIGAGLHILIPFIDRIAYKRSLKEEVMDVPAQTCITRDNVSVTIDGVLYIRVIDSKMSAYGIENYYIAASQLAQTSLRSAIGKIDLDKTFEERESINASVVQAVDEAAQEWGIKVMRYEIKDITPPSTVMAAMEQQMKAEREKRAEIAISEGDRQSRINRSEGMRQEAIQISEGEKQKRINEAQGRAQEIILVADATAEGIRKVAEAVNLPGGAEAMNLKVAQQYIEEFGKLAKTNNTMIIPADLAGAGGMVATATEIISTAMRRGKAAAAPLVPGAPKAE
- the deoA gene encoding thymidine phosphorylase codes for the protein MMFIPQETIRKKRDGLELNRAETRAMVRGITDGSVSEGQVAAFAMAVYFRGMTLGERVDLTEAMRDSGRVLDWPSLGIGRGVADKHSTGGVGDKVSLVLGPLAAACGLFVPMISGRGLGHTGGTLDKFDAIPGYDTAPGLERFAKVVREAGCAIIGQTVDLAPADRRLYAVRDVTATVESIDLITASILSKKLAAGLGGLVMDVKFGSGAFMREYDDARELARSIVTVAEGAGVPTTALLTDMNEVLGHSVGNAVEVREAVEFLTSASREPRLAEVVLACTGEMLVMEGAARDMAEAARKMEDALASGTAAERFGRMVAGLGGPKDFVERADAYLDVAPVEMPVLAEREGFVAAMDCRAVGMALVAMGGGRTRADQSIDHGAGMTRFIRIGGRVEPDTPLCVVHARDGETARMAADRIRAAISIGERRPPDRPVVRERITAETAKEAS
- a CDS encoding ArsR/SmtB family transcription factor produces the protein MPKEIMPADCFEARAKVVKAMAHPSRLMMIDELSRGARCVCDLRELVGADMSTVSKHLAVLKKVGIVEDERRGKHIYYRLRVPCVLNFFHCIESVLNADK
- a CDS encoding phosphopentomutase, with the translated sequence MPRAFILVLDSLGIGAAPDADRYGDAGADTLGHIAEACARGDADRQGVRRGPLSLPCMTSLGLGLAAELVTGKVPPGLNPTVLRGRFAAAREVSLGKDTPSGHWELAGAPVTFEWGVFPPEYPSFPKELTDSIIQRGGLPGILGNCAASGTEILAKLGGEHMESGKPICYTSADSVFQIAAHEETFGLDRLLELCELVRALLDGYNIGRVIARPFVGVPGRFTRTANRRDYSLEPPGETLLDRLKDAGREVVSVGKIADIFAHRGITRAVKGPDSGALFDLVEAEAAHAPDGSLTFANFVEFDSEWGHRRDTAGYAAALERIDARLAGFLPRLRAGDLAVVTADHGCDPTWKGTDHTRECVPALLFGPAVLPGSAGLRTSFADVGQTVARHLGIAPLDAGQAMELG
- a CDS encoding permease translates to MSKQSNNISCACGCGAAKAEPEADSPKDKGGIGRILLVQILALAAWYVLYRQLLPFSEWFAFSLLGMDPASHLGAAVQFFVYDTPKVLMLLLLVVYGVGILRSFVTVNWTRAFLAGKRESAGNVLAALLGVVTPFCSCSAVPLFIGFMTAGIPLGVTFSFLIAAPMVNEIALVLLYGLLGWKVAALYFVTGITIAVVAGWVMGRMRLEPYVEDWVREIRAGEAADTPSMTWKDRFAYALDSVRDIVGRVWKFVVLGIAAGALIHGYVPEGQLAGIMGSEAWWSVPLSVLLGIPMYTNAAGIIPVVEALLGKGAALGTTLAFMMSVIALSFPEMVILRKVLKPRLIAAFIAVVGSGILIVGYLFNAVI
- a CDS encoding NfeD family protein, yielding MEYFDSVENVQWLIWLGVGVFFLIAELVVPAFIVVFLGVGALFAGATAFFGASVPTQLVVFGVSSVVLILLFRKVMAKTFSGARAEDERERNIIGAVAEVVEAIRPPQSGRIKFQGSFWSARSSEPVEPGSMVRIVERDENDVNAFVVEKEQ